From the Candidatus Vicinibacter affinis genome, the window TCTCGCTAACGCGCACCTCAAGCGACGTTTTCGTTTCGCCGTCCTTGTTCGTCCATTCGCGCAGATTCACCGATCCGCTGATTCCGACTTGTCCTTTTGCAGGTATTGCGCCAGCCTTTGCGCCAGGTCGCAGAACACGGCGCGATGCCACAGTCGTTTCTTCTTGTCGCCGAATCCAACATCAACGGCAACTGAGAATTCAGTAACGGCGGTGCCGTTCGGGATGTATTTCTGCTCTGCGTCACGGCCAAGTCGGCCGGTGAATGTCCATACGTTGAGACTCATTTTTTTGTCCTTGCTGTGTGATGTCAGGCGGCTTTGAGATTACCGGCGGTTGTCGCCCGCCCGTTCTCGATCCAGACCGCCTCAATGTTGTCCGGCAGATTCGCCGGCAGCGCCTTCAGCGTCGCGAAAAGCAGCGCTGTTTCGATCTGCCCTGATGAAGACAGATCGTCCAGCCAGAACAGCAAGTCCTCGCGACCCTCAATGTCGAGCACGTCGACCCGGTCCAGAACGAGCAACTTTTCGCCGGACAGATGCGCGATCGTCTCGGCGATCATGGCGTCGACGCGCCACTGGTCTGACTCAGAGAGCAGCCGATAGGGGCGGCCGCCTGCGGTTATTTCCATGTCGGCCGTGATGGTGACGATCGGCCACTCGGTAGAAAGGCTGCTATCTGCAAGCCGCGAATTCACCGGGCCAAGCGCCTCTCCGAGCATCTGTCCCGGTATCCCGTCCGGCGCCAGTGCGGCGGCGATCGTTTCCCATTGCTGCACGTCGCCGTGGTGCTTCGCGGCGTCTGCGGTGCGCTTGTCGGCCTGCTGCGCTGCGCGTTCCGCATCTTCCAGTTCGCGGATGGATTTCTGCAGCTCTGCGCGCTGCTGTTTCAGATCGTCGGTTGCCGCCTTCAGCGTGTCCATTTCGCCGGTGTTCGGGCATTCAGCCAATCC encodes:
- a CDS encoding single-stranded DNA-binding protein; the encoded protein is MSLNVWTFTGRLGRDAEQKYIPNGTAVTEFSVAVDVGFGDKKKRLWHRAVFCDLAQRLAQYLQKDKSESADR